The Marasmius oreades isolate 03SP1 chromosome 2, whole genome shotgun sequence genomic sequence CATCTTAGACTTTTCGGACTGGGTGCCGGCATTGGAGGTCCTTTAGGTGGCTGGATCAATGACAAGTTTGGATGGTACATATCCATACTTGTCTATCAATCGTTTCGCTGATTTTGCGTTAAGGAAATctgctttttttttccaggCAAGAATTATCGCAACCAAAATGTGTGAATCTTTTGGCTGATACTAGCTCGACAGGCCCCTGTCCTTTTATTTAGCTTTACACTTGTTGCCTGGAAGGTCAACATCAAGCTACCTTCCGAGGTGCAGAACCTTCCCCTAAGTGAAAAATTCAGGCGTATTGATTTTCTGGGCTCCATCACTCTTGTTGGAACCGTCGGTTCTTTGCTACTGGGCTTCAGCCTCAAAACCACAGAAGAGCTTCCATGGAGTCATCCGATTGTCTACGGATTGTTCACAGCGACTTTTGTTTTTGCCGCGCTCTTCGTTTTTACGGAAACTCGGTTGGCTCCGTATCCTGTTATGCCTCTACGGCTCATATGCCGGAGAACGCCACTCGCAGTTGCAATGTCAAACCTCTTCGGTAGTATGGCGGCCTTCTCAGTGgtacgttttctttttttcttttttttttcttcctcactGCTGTCAACTGACCTCTTCACTCGTAGTTGTATAATATTCCGTTGGTGAGTATGACCCATCACTTGACATCAGTCTCCGAAACCTAAGGAAATTACCTTAGTATTTCTCAGCCGTACACCTTTATTCATCCGCAGACTCAGGTTCGGTCCTTGTTTGTATCATTCGGTCTTTTAGAACCTTCCACTAAGACATATGAACAGGCCTACACCTTTTACCCCATTCAGTACGTCTCTGCATCGTTTTACAGGCGTTGAAATGAACGTGTTTGCGGATATAGGTCGCAATATCCACCGGCAGCGTCTTTGCAGGATGGTAAGGACGCCTACTAGCTCTACTTTTACAAGCTCATCGTCACACACGAAACAGGGTAATGAGACGTACCGGGAAACTCTACACCCTTAATCTATTTTCAGCTCTCTCAGCTCTCGTCGCAACAGCTCTCCTAGTCTTTTGGAATCGGAGTACCCCTACGTTCCACTTGTGGTTTGACATCGTCCCGCAAGGTTTCGGCATGGCAAGCGTCATCACATGTACCTTGATTGTACGGACTCAATTCAACATCCCCCCTCCCCGCTGCAGTCGCTGATGTATTCTCATAAACAGGCGATGATTGCGGGCGTTGAAAAACATGATATGGCTGTCGCCACCGGAAGTGAGTTCTGATTATTGGGGAAAATACTTCCGTCACCGTTCTGATGCTTTGGGGGGGGGTCAAGTTACGTACCTGTTTAGGACTACGGGTCAAGTGTTGGGCGTAAGCTTGAGTGGTGCTACCCTTCAGGCTGTGCTACTGCAAAAACTACGGCAGAGAATACAAGGTCCTGGTGCAATGGAGGTGGGTCCCACCCCGGACACTTGGGTATACTATTTTACTTACGCCATCCTCCGATCCCCTTTTACCCTGGACAATGTAGCTCATATACGAAATTCAGTAAGTCTTTCTATTTCCCCGATTCCGAAGGGAAAATGCTCACTGTCGATTATTTATCAGACATTCGACCTCAATTATACCCACACTCCCACCTGATTTAAAGGAAGCAGCCATCAGTTCTTACGCGGATGCACTCAGAGTAGTGTTCATTTGTCAAGCTGCATGGAATTTCTTGGCCTTTCTATGCTGTATACCAATCCAGGAAAGCTTGTTACCGTAAGCATTCAAATTCTTTTGACAAGCTTAACTCCTAAACCACTCTAGGGGATCACCGCACCACGCACAAAATAATGAAGATTAAACAAGTGATTATTTATTGCACTtccatctttttttttcttcttgccATTGTCTGCCACGCCGGAGGAATTATGCACAAACTAGACGAAGTTCACTTTAAGGGACGCTGTTATTCATGATCCACCACAACTAGCACTGTACCGAGGACATATCCAATTTTGTATTTGTAAGATTGAACACATAGCATTGATGCACGGGGATCGAGTAGTTTATACAGTACTTGGTCGTCGATGTTTAAAAAACGACCGTTTCCAAACGATCGCGTTGCAAAATAACAATAAAGGGCCTTCTATCCACCACCCGGATACttttcttcaatccaccttcGAGTCCGTTTCTGACTTCTAGGAACGACCACGACCTGTCCACCCGTGAATTGTTGTTTTTTCTCCTCACTCGCTGTATCAGCCAGGCGATTTTTCTGTGGTCTTGCGGGACATGGAAGAATATTGGATGCAGAAACGGTGAGCATCGATGCAAAGAAGGTTATTCCAAAGAGAGATGAGACGAATGGGCGACCTTGTGCGAGTCGTTGAGCTTTGGTGTAAAATGTCATTCTAAAGGCTGCCCTCCAAGTTAGGACAAGTAACAGAAGGACGACTACAAAGAACGTACTTTTGTCCAAACTTCCATAATCCACTGCTCAAGGAAGAAATGTCCCTTGAGCAATCGTTGTTAGCTTTCGGGACGagggggtggtggtggttatgGGTGGTCTCTGTTTCTCCGTGCCGCCGCGGATTCTTCCGAGTCAAAAACGTCAACCAGACTCCTGTGCAACTTACCTTTTACCGCGCTATGCCTCCTCTCAAAATTCGAGTTACTCGAGATATTAAAGCGCGACATGGTGTTCTCCAAAACGAAATAGCTCGAAGAGCCTACCTATACGTCGCACGTAACCAAGCTCTCCCTCCTCAAATTCGACACCAGGCTCAACTCCAGTTAAACACCTTCGGACGGTACACTCGACCGACGACTGTGAAGAACCGGTGTGCGGATAGCGGTAGAGGGCGGGGAATATTGAGTGAATTTGCCTTATGCAGAGTGAGTAGTTGTCATTTTGGTTTGTTGTTTCTCCGTTCAATAGCTCATGATTACCTCCTCGTTCACCAGTTCCAATTCCGTTTGAGAGCATTAGCAGGAGAGATTCCCGGTGTGAAAAAGGCTTCTTGGTAGCTTTGGTGGAAGAGAAGACGATTCGATGGTCGTTCAGCCGGCAAAACCAAGAGTCACGAATTCAAATTTTCAAGACACTAATAAGATACAAAATACATATCACTCGCTCTCCGCCCAGTGCTTAAGAAGACCCAGTTGTGGATTCTGACTGTGTGAGATCAGACAATCGTATTTCTACTTCTCCTCTCTCTCGTCTCCAGCGATTCATGATGTTCAATGTGACTGGATCAACCAGATATCTGGAAAGACTATGagaaacaaaacaaaagatCGTTGCACAAATATGATCCCATACCCATATTTACGAAGCCATTTCTCTCCAATTTCCCAGTTGCTATGGGCCAGAACGTCGTCCCCGTGAATAGTAACATCGTTACGATAGTCAAGCAGGCAGTCGACCAAATCGAATCGGTCTGATAGTGACAATAAGAATTGAACATAGGAGGGCACAATTTGACCTACTTCGATACAATATCATTCTATCCCGTACTTCGGGATGAAGAATACGGTCAATGACGCTTTCTGCTTAGATATAAGGACGACGGTGGTAAGCAAGAATAACGATGGATATTCTCACCGTGAGGAACAGTCCTAAATAACAAAGGTAAATAATTTTAGTCGTGGTTCGTCGAATGCACAGAATTGATTATACCTCTGAACAAGTGTCGGCCTAAGAGAAGAGGGAAGGCAGTATGCACTGTTTCTCTTGAAGTTATCCAGATGGTAGCTAGAACGGATGAATGAATATCAAGTGTGGACAAGTCTTTGTAGATGGGCTTACTGAATCAATTTGTAGGCCTCGTTCTTGTTGggatcttcatcgtcatcgaatTGATCTGGGGTTGCAGATTGAGGCTGCGCTGTGGTCCTGGAAGGAAGAGTGGAAACAGGGGGCGAGGTGGAGGAATAATTCATGGGCGGCAGTGAATTATCGATGGCAGGTGGGTAGCTGCTCTGGTACGGTTGGGCACCAGCAGGCTGAGTGTTGAACGGGggagaagaagtggaaggacCAGATGGCTGCTGCATAAATATAGGCGAGGTGGCTGGTCCTCCGTTTCTTAAGACATCTGAAAACATTCCAGGACCTTCGTGTTGTCTGGAGGAGTACATTGACGTGTTGGGAAGTAAGATGGAATAGGATTCACTTGGATCGCTTGTGCGAGGCTTTTTGGAAGAGGATAAGTCTTCTTCGGCGGGACGTTTCTGGCCGGGGTTCAAGAGGACTTCGGCGGATGCAGAAGCTTTCTTTCGTCTCTGATAGCCTTCCCAGGCAGTATCTGTTTCTGTCTTGTTGATAAAGTTGTTGAAATCTGACATGTCCCATCCTAGTTTTGTTAAAAGACCACCAGCGCCGTCGCCGATGAAGACACTGAGACTCCGTAGGAGGTTTCGTAGGGTCTGGTTTTCTTGCATCAAGTCTTTGAGTATATTTCCCATTTCTCCCATAGCCTCATCTTTGCCGCCTGAAAGGATCTCGACGCGGGCCTCAAGGTCGCGAATCTGCTCGAATCGGTTGAGAAGACTGATGACTATGAGGATATGTGTAACTTACTCTTTGCTGCTTTCTGAGCCGGAATTCTCGTTGAGCGATGCGATTCTGGTCTCGTCGAGCAGCTTGAGAGCTAACACAGACGAGACGACGTAAGCAGGGTGAGCTGACAGTTTGCAGATTACACACTTTgggttcttttttcttcctgGTTTTCCAGGAACGGACTGAGCCTCGGGCGAGTCGGAGTCAGACTGAGAACAAGATAATTAATTCCATGGCAAACGACCGAAAAGTAGAGGAGTTGCTTGCCTCAATATCTTTTGAAATACTACGCTCAGACATTGGTATGAGGTGAAGACGATTACAAACCTGGATGACTCACCAACTTCAGGGTAAACATCACGTGATAATGGCAGCTTCGGCAGCCTCTTTTTGGTCCAAGCGTTTGGAGAGCCAATCGCGGTGAAATGAACACATGTCATGGCTTCCAGCGAACTCGTCTTCAAGCTGATTTTTTGAATCAGGAGTTACGAATTTTCAACGTGTACAGGATTCCGGACTCCCAGCCGATGAAGATGATGTGATAGGCCTGACTGTATCATGTAAGTCGCTCTCGTGTCCATACTTTCGTCAAGTTTCACCGGTCACCATCCAGCCACAGGTTTACTCGCGGGAACAACCAACTTTCGGCGTCTGAATTCCAATACAGGTCTCTACTATGAGACAGCTGGAGAAATTGCCTGGCTCTCTAACCACAACGCCACTGTTGCCTTTGGCGTCGATGAGGCAAGATCGATCATCTTGTAGTCAAAATCGTTTTTACCCCAACCGGGCCATAGAGTCATGTCCGGAATTTGAGGAAAATGAAAAAGTCGAGTAGCCAGTGCGCCATCATGCATCAACCATCACTCTTTACATGGACAGACGACGACGCGACCCGTCTTTCTTTAACGACGTAGATCACGCCGCTTCAAAGCAGGAACATCTGAATACAAATGGAAGAGGGCAGAAAATGGCAAAGACCTCGTTGTTAGTGTGTTCTTTGCTACTCGACGGCGGTGCTACTGCTGATGATCATTTCAGTGTGTCGATATGCGAGGGAGAAACGTTGCGAGATGGACCCCATACGAATCTACTCTCACTGTTTCCAGCAAAATTGAGCAACACCTGGATCGAGTGGTCGTAACCTGCTTTCTCAATATGTGGTTTGTACATATGGGAGTGGTGACTCGTGGGGCTTGGTAACAGAATACGGAGTGATTCCCGAAAGCAAGGGGTGTTGTCAACAGACTACGCACCACAACATCGTCTGTCGGGTGTCGTGTGAGATCAGTTGAAAGATGGTTATGGAACCGACTATTCTTTATGGAATGACTTGTGCGAACCTATGTATCCGCAGGGAAGTGCCACCAGGGGTCCCGGTCaggcctcaaggcctcaggTGCCCCACCGTCTATTAATTGGCAGACGTCGCTGTACAGCCCATTCCAGCAAGGTTGACATATCCGACTCGATCTGGAATTATTATCATACTATCGATCAGGCATTCTTGGTGATGAAATGAGTCTCGCGCCCGTTTCCTTCTAGTGCATATTTCATCTAAGTTACAACAGTTCCTTTGCCACTTTTCTTGCTATGGTGCTACGAACACGCTTAGCTCAAGTTACCCGGATGATCAGCAACAAGATCACCTTGCCGACAACTATTGATGCCTTTCGGACTTGGAGTCGTGTACTGCACGATTTCATGATCATTCTGTTGCCGTGGACTTCGTTTCTAAGGTAGCGCAAATAAATACTATCACGTCTGCAAAAATATCTCCCAAAAGACTCCCTTGGTGAGTCCCCCTCCTTCTTTCGTAGTATCGGGTTCCTAGCCACACcaacttccttccttcagGATGACCACACTCCCTTCTTTCGTTGAACTCATGACGACCCTCGGAATAGATAACATGTCGTCTGAACCCactccctcctcctcctcctcccaaccTCCTTCCCCTCGAACTGGACGGTTGACACTGCCTGCCTCGTCGCCCACAAGATCGCGGTCAAGTCCTGCGCTGCGGGATCAGGCTTCCCGCAGTCGCACTGCCAGGTATACCCCATATTCACCGACCGTCGTGAGTGTCCTTTGGAATGCCTCGTTCAGTAGGTTCTTATTATCTTACAGTCTTCATCGACACGTAGAGGCAGCGTGTCTTCCgtgtcctcttcttcgtctgagATGTCCCAACGGGTGAGTTTCCTCAAGTATTCACTTATTTCACACAACATAACAATACTAGGCCGGCTCACCACGTGCTTCGTCGTCTGCACGGTTCCGAAGAAGGTCTACCAGCAACAGACTGACAATCAACGTCTTTGGATCGTCTACCGATTTAGCGGCCAATACTCCCATCTCCAGCTATGTCAGGCGAAAAACACCAGTAACTTCTCCGACTTCCCCCACTTTCTCGCGAGAAAGTTCAGACCCTCCTATGCCATTTACTCTACCCACTCTTCCGCCCTTCCTTCCCCAATCTTCAGGTTCGGATTCATTCCCAAAAACTCCTGATTCCGAGTCGATGGAATTCTCTGTTCCACCGACATCTCCATCGTCACCCGAGGCTAACGTCAAGGTGCCGTCTGAAGACCCGTCGTCTCCTCGCTTCCACACGGGTATCCGTATCTCCACATCTCCCAGATCGTCAAATACGAACACAAGCCAGTATTCTAAGCATCCTGTCGTGCAAGTTGCATGAATTTCCCATCTTATCTTTGTTCGGCACCGTCCTCGTAATCATATACGGCACACTGTCCTTACTGCTACTATACCTGTCTCTCTGTACTATAGCAACTATATTATACCCCCTTTCTCTTGATATCTCACCACGGACAACTACCCATGTACTAACTACTTACCaatctttctttctctaCGGGTCTCCATGACAAGATCCAGTTCTTGTCGGGAACTATGTAAAACTCTCCACCATCAGCTACCTGTCTCAAGGCACCAAGGCAACCTGCATAACAGACATATTTACACCTCCAGGCGCGTCGGCATGCAACGCAAGCCAAAGACTCGGACCCGCCCGTACGGTAACAAGCACACGAGTACTTACATCGTCCCTACATGATTTCAATCATGACATTCCTCATCGACACCAGGACACttttcctccatctcctcttgACCTTCATACTCCGTACCACACCAAAAACAGTACGCGTATTCGTCCCGAAGATATGTCAATACCAACTCTAAACGATCTCGTGCCTGTAGAAGGAGAACGGAAAATGAAGCCATATATGCATTGACAGGTAAAGTAACCGAACCTGGAGACGAAGGAATTGACTCGCTTCGTCGAGCACATTCTGCGAAAACTCCGAGTTTGAATCGAGGGAGGTATCGCTAATGTTACTTTCAACAAGGTCGTCGTAGTCGTGAGTAACACTAGAAAGCGCATCGGATTCCATTTCTTTTCGAAGGCGCGTCGCAAGTCCAGCCGAATTCTCCCTTTGAGGGCGCTGACCCAAGGAATGTACAAGACCCGGAGAGAAGGAATCCAAGTTCTCGGGGTTTAGCCATAAAACATTAAACTGCGAAAAGAGATGAACGAGCAGCTCGGGTGAAAGAGTTATCAATACAAGTTGTTAAATCGACTGACCTTCTTGCCAGCCTTCTCATCTAAGTTGACACATGTTCGCTGTGCAGGCCCTGTAAAAAGTAGACATTCAATCACGGATGAGAGAGGTTAAGACTTCGACAAGGAAACAAGTCATGGAAGAACCCGTCCTGCCGGTTTCTCAAAGCATCGTTATGCCGTCAACTCACCTAATTGTCCCTCAGCTCGCCTTTCCAAATATTCCAACCGCGTTCTCACACGGAAGTTATCTTGAGCTTTTACTGCCTCCTTTTCCATCTTCGCCATCTTCGCCACTCGCTCCTCGGATGTCGAGGGAGCACCTCGCTTCAATTTTCTGGAGGTACCAATGCCTTGTCTCCCTAGAAACCACAGAAAGAGTTGATAACGGGGTAGTCGGAGATGAAAGACGTACATAGTTCAAGAATAGCAGAACGTACCAGACCATTCATTGAGCGGTATAGGTTCAGTGCGATGACCCGGTTGAACAGCGATCGTTGTTGGTGATATCAGATCATCTTGCTTTCTCGTCTGAGATTCAGATGTATTACCAGCTCCCGCTAAAGATTCGCCGTCTGATTCAGCTCGTCGAGTCTTGTTTGAACTAGTCGCCTTCAAGGagtcgtcttcatcattgaCCTTCCCGAGTGACTGTCCAGGTTTGAatcccatcttcatcatcatcatcaacgcTTTGTTCCCTCCACTGGAAGGCTCTTCCTCTTTGGCTCTCTCGAATAGGCTCTTGTTCAGCGCCTCTTCTCGGATCTCCCTCTGACTTTTATTACGGGTTTGTTCCTTCTTGAGTTGAGCGCGTTTTTGTGCATCTTTGCGTATTTGACTGTAGGTTTGCGGACCTGAGGGTTTGATGGTGGATTCTATAATAAATTTGTCAGAGAGATAGTCGTCTTCATCAGACATGATAGTGCAGTCGCAACGTGATCACACAAACACATCAAACGCGCAAGGTTCTTAAAATAAACATAGCAGTGTTACTGTACTTTAAGGGTATGTACGTGGTAAATAACACGAACTATGAATGAAAGAGACATCAGAACGAGAAAACTCGACTCCTCGAGGACAAATGGACATGAACATAAGTAACGTTTATAACTGCCATACCCTTTACTATCAATAGGGGGGAAAGCAAATGCACTGTTATAGGGAGAAACTGAACAGCATAAGGGAACCGGGAAAACGTTTGTGAACGAGGAATTGTGCAGGTGTAAGAGGGAGGGAGGATGACCCATTATCATTAAATTAAGCCGCTACAGTTGAGACAGCAGGGGCGGGGGTTGTAGCAGGGGCAGCATCAGTGATAGCTTCCCCTTCTTTGGCCACTTCCTGAGGAGGGTTTACGGCAATCTTGACGGCGATAGGCCTACCTCCAACGTCTTTGCCCTGGAGAACCTCAATcgccttcttctgctgttcTTCACTGCCAACGTCGACGAAACCGTAACCTTTACTTCGTCGGGGGTGACCCCAGCTCCGGCGAACAATACGAGCGGAGTTGACAACGATACCGGCCTCAGTGAACAGGGTGGCAAGGCCAGCGTCGTCAATGTTGAAGCCAAGGTTGGCAACGAAAAGCATGGTCTTAGAGAGCTCGCCTTCGGGGTCCTCGCCAGCAGGGCGAGGAGGACGAGCAGCACGAGCTTTGCGAGGGCGAGGCTGTTTCTTCTCCGCACCTTCACTTTCACCTTCAGTAACAGGAGCAGCGGCATCGGAAGCCTCGCCTTCAGGCCTAACTTTCCTGGCCTTACGCTACGAGTCAAGAAAGATGGTCAGTGTAAGTAGAAAGAGACGGTCAACAACTCACAGcggacttcttcttcttctttttgggCTTGGCCGCCTCGCCGGTGGCCTCAGTATCTTCAGGCTTGGTAGCGTCGCCATTAGCCTCTGCCTCCGAGACCTCTCCGGGAACAGCTTTGCTGCCACGCCTGCCGGGCCTTCTCTTGggcttcctctccttcttctctttgtcCTTCTGGTCAGCCGGTTTGGCAATCTCGACGACTACCTGACGACCGTCGAGCTCGCTCTTGTCAAGATGCTCGACAGCCTTTTGAGCAGCCTCTGCGCTAGAGAGAGCGACAAATCCATAACCCGCAGAACGGGTGCCCCTCAAGATGACTTGGGCGGTGAGACTGGGTGAGAAATAAATTAGAAAAGAGTCTGGAAAGCTGTGCAGAAAAAAATTGCCACGTACATGTCCTTCTCAACGGGCGCAAAGAAAGCCCTAAGCCCCTCATCCGTAGTACTGTACGCAAGATTACCCGCGAAGACCTATCAAAAGAGTAGGAAAGGATAAGAAACGATGATAGATGGCTGATAGAGAAAGGAACTTGCCTTGAATCCGGGGGTTTCTTCGACCTGCGTAGTGGACGCGCCATTTTGGGTGACTTGAGTGGCAGGGGCTTCGGCCATTATGCTGGTAGATGAGGAACTGAGCTTTTTTCGTTGGATGAACGGATGAACTGGATGAACCGGTTTTGCGTGTCAAACTTGGAGGTTGAAAAAGAAGTTGTAAACGAATTGGCATGTTATGTTTATTATTTCAGAACAAACAAGGCCAAACATATcaacatcatgcatcattTCATCTTCAACCCTGAGTCACACGTAACTGGGCAACAATCATACCTTCGGAATACTTACATTCAAGTCGAATAATTCAAGATTCAGGAGCAACGAGCGCGTTATGTCAGGACTGTATAACGATCCACATTTAATTATGTCCTCGTAACAAAAAAATTCGAGTTTCCATTTCAGACTTGAAGAACTCGAATTTGGATCTGCTTTAACTGGGTGTTGAACAAAAGATGGCAACGAACTCTAGGTCTGTCACTAGCTCAGTCCCACGGCACCCCTCAGCCCACAGCTATAAATGGAAGGGGGAAGGGGAGTCAAACGACCCACGATTTCCCTCGCAACTTCAACCAGCTCTTTTCTCTCGTTCTCAATCGACTTTCTCTACTAAACAACGTTCTTTTTCAAATGGCACCCCTTGAACTATTCAACCTTGTCACTTTGGCCACTGTCGTCATCTTGACTGCGTCCTTCGGTGTTGACCCTGTCAATGCCGTTTCTATTCGTTCATCCATCTCGAATGGACATACTATCTCGCACAGATCTCATGGCGCTGTAGCGAAGAGGAGGCGCTCCGGAGTTGCTAAACGATCCTGTAGGACTCGGCCTCAGAATGGCGGAAACACCACCAACACCGACGATAACAACACCAACAGTAGCGCCAATGGCGACAGCGACAACAGCAATAGCAGTACCGATAGCAACGATAGCAATAACAATAACAACACTACCAGCGGTGGGGGGAGCTCCAATGGTGGCGGAGCCCAGGGTCCAAGTACCGGCAAAGTTTGCCTTGCGTGGCCCAACGGCAACGATCCTGCCCTTGCCAACTTCGCAACCCCTAATAGCGGATTGTGAGTCCCGATTTCGTCACCTGACTTGAGGGTCACTTACCGTCTTTCTTTACTCGATTCAGTCTCTATACATGGAGTCCGGTCATGCCTTCAGACCTCCATGGATACAAAGCCGCTCCAATGCTTTGGGGCCCGAATCAAATCGACGACTTCCACACCAATGTCAAGCAAGGCAGCGCTGACCACATTCTAGGTTTCAACGAGTGAGTAGAACATGGTGGAATTTAGCCCTAAGTAAGGGCTCAACAATCTTTTCTAGACCTGAGATGGACGGGCAGTCCAATCTGACACCTCAAGCGGCCGCCGACCTTTGGAAATCCGAGATTGAGCCGTATGCTTCTCTAGGATTCAAACTCGTTACGCCTGGTGTCTCCTCAGCTCCTCAAAGCAAACCGTGGTTGATCGATTTCGTCAACGCTTGTGACACCTGCACTGTACGCATCTCAGGAGACCATTTACTGCCCCGACTGACTCCATTGACAGTTCGATGCCGTTTCTGTCCACTTCTACGGCACGTCGGCAGACGACCTTATCAAGTACATCACCGACTTCCATAACACGTTCCAGAAGCCGATCTGGTTAACCGAATACGCTTGCCAGGTATGTCCCAATCGCGCATTTTTTATCAATATCTGACGTCATCCTCAGGACTTCAGCGGTGGGCCGCAATGCACTCCTGACGAGGTGTCCGACTTCATGGACAAAGTCAAGGCTTTCGCCGAGTCCACCGACTGGGTCCATCAATACTGCTGGTTCGGTGAGCTCGGTGTTCCGCGAAAGCGTGATAATGGCTGATCAGTGTACCGTAGGTGCTATGCATGACATGGTCAATGTCAACCCCGCGAATCAGCTCATGGCGAGTGACGGCAACCCAACTCCCCTCGGGAAGGTTTTCCTTGGGATCTAAATGATAATACCCTCCCGTTTCCTGTCCACTTATTATATACACCTCTCTATTCCCGTCCAAAGCTTCGGATGTGTTCTTCGACCGTGATGGAACTGCTGGACATCCACATTGTTGTAGATATCTTCAGTATATATTGCTGGCCCAGGTCTACCCAGTCACCGTATCTTGTCCCCCTGTGAGTGGCTTCGTGAATGAGGCTCGTGCACAACATACTCTTCAAGGCTTGAAAGCCTGGGACGAGACCTCGGAAGACGCCACAAACTGAATCTCGGACACTTGTACAAACGTACTTATCGATGTATGTGCGTGTGACATTGACCGACCGATCCAATAAACAGGACGGTCGTCGCTTGGGACTACAACGTACCACAAATAGTAAATTCATAGCCACGTAGACATCACAGAACCAGGCAAGCTGAAAGGATGTAGCCACCGTTTCGTCAACCAACTTCGGGTTACCGTGTACCAGTTCTAGCAGGCATTTGAATCCGTCGGAGATGAAGCTTCGCTGGAGCAGACAATCTGGAACTCGAGTGTGTAGTATTCACGATAACAGAATGATAAAGGACGTGGAAAGTTTGAACAGTCATTCATTGAGACTCGAGTCTGGTACCCCGAACTGTGTGGGCTTTCCGATCGGATATGAAAAAATCGTGGCCGGCAACAGATTTAGAGCAAGTGAtcgagaagaagaatccTTGGACTTGCATGTGTCTCGTGCTCCCAAGGAAGATCCAAAACATGAAATGAGGGTCGAAGGAAAGCCCGAGTAAAAACATGGATGTTCATTGACCCCGCCTGATCCGTATACGAAAtttcacaggcaacccagtATGCTCCTCATCCCTATCGTTCCCGTTCCTGTCGACAACAACGGAGACTTGCAAACCGCGGGTATGAAAGTCAAATGACCGAGAGGGTGTTGAAAATGTTAAACTATGCACATGGTAAT encodes the following:
- a CDS encoding uncharacterized protein (BUSCO:EOG09265D7J), translating into MPPLKIRVTRDIKARHGVLQNEIARRAYLYVARNQALPPQIRHQAQLQLNTFGRYTRPTTVKNRCADSGRGRGILSEFALCRFQFRLRALAGEIPGVKKASW
- a CDS encoding uncharacterized protein (CAZy:GH128), with protein sequence MAPLELFNLVTLATVVILTASFGVDPVNAVSIRSSISNGHTISHRSHGAVAKRRRSGVAKRSCRTRPQNGGNTTNTDDNNTNSSANGDSDNSNSSTDSNDSNNNNNTTSGGGSSNGGGAQGPSTGKVCLAWPNGNDPALANFATPNSGFLYTWSPVMPSDLHGYKAAPMLWGPNQIDDFHTNVKQGSADHILGFNEPEMDGQSNLTPQAAADLWKSEIEPYASLGFKLVTPGVSSAPQSKPWLIDFVNACDTCTFDAVSVHFYGTSADDLIKYITDFHNTFQKPIWLTEYACQDFSGGPQCTPDEVSDFMDKVKAFAESTDWVHQYCWFGAMHDMVNVNPANQLMASDGNPTPLGKVFLGI